The Lentzea guizhouensis genome contains a region encoding:
- a CDS encoding IclR family transcriptional regulator domain-containing protein: MPARPDTGPDFIEALARGLDVIRSFQPLKPVMTLSEVAAAASLARPTARRILLTLVELGYARQSDGGFALTPKVLELGVTYVRSMGLWDVARPHMERLVSRTGESCSIAQLDGSDIVYVARVAVPKIVTLSVQIGTRFPALPTSLGKVQLAALDPQELEAVLAQPTRSGLTARWQPDRAERDAELRDVRARGWALTDEQLAPGIRSVAAPLRDGDGKVVAGLNVNCHAAETSLQHMLDHHLPLLLQTAGDISADFARLGTVPHVVVA, translated from the coding sequence ATGCCAGCCCGTCCTGACACCGGCCCCGACTTCATCGAGGCGCTCGCCCGCGGGCTCGACGTGATCCGCTCGTTCCAGCCGCTCAAGCCGGTCATGACGCTCAGCGAGGTGGCCGCGGCCGCGAGTCTCGCGCGGCCCACGGCGCGGCGGATCCTGCTCACCCTGGTCGAGCTCGGGTACGCGCGGCAGAGCGACGGCGGGTTCGCGCTCACGCCCAAGGTGCTGGAGCTCGGTGTCACCTACGTGCGGTCGATGGGGCTGTGGGACGTGGCCCGCCCGCACATGGAACGGCTCGTGAGCCGCACCGGCGAGTCGTGCTCCATCGCGCAGCTCGACGGGTCGGACATCGTCTACGTGGCACGGGTGGCGGTGCCGAAGATCGTCACGCTGTCGGTGCAGATCGGGACGCGGTTCCCGGCGCTGCCCACGTCGCTCGGCAAGGTGCAGCTCGCCGCGCTCGACCCGCAGGAGCTGGAAGCCGTGCTCGCGCAGCCGACCCGGTCGGGGCTCACCGCGCGCTGGCAGCCGGACCGGGCCGAGCGCGATGCCGAGCTGCGGGACGTGCGGGCGCGCGGGTGGGCGCTGACCGACGAGCAGCTGGCGCCGGGGATCCGGTCGGTCGCGGCGCCGTTGCGGGACGGGGACGGCAAGGTCGTCGCCGGCCTCAACGTCAACTGCCACGCGGCCGAGACGTCGCTGCAGCACATGCTCGACCACCACCTGCCGTTGCTGTTGCAGACCGCGGGTGACATCAGCGCGGACTTCGCGCGGCTCGGCACCGTGCCGCACGTCGTCGTCGCCTGA